In Halarcobacter mediterraneus, the following proteins share a genomic window:
- a CDS encoding DUF2116 family Zn-ribbon domain-containing protein, which translates to MSHCPYCGKKIAMSKAFCSRSCKENYFQLIAIQVPKPFLKRIFVFCTPEQRELEIENFGNRHGWRIDLLQKKIEELAIEYGYVESN; encoded by the coding sequence ATGTCACATTGTCCATATTGTGGTAAGAAAATTGCGATGAGTAAGGCTTTTTGCTCAAGAAGTTGTAAGGAAAACTATTTTCAGTTAATAGCAATTCAAGTACCTAAACCATTTTTAAAGAGAATATTTGTTTTTTGTACTCCTGAACAAAGAGAACTTGAAATAGAAAATTTTGGGAATAGGCATGGTTGGAGAATAGATCTATTGCAAAAAAAAATTGAAGAATTGGCAATAGAGTATGGATACGTTGAATCAAACTAA
- the lptB gene encoding LPS export ABC transporter ATP-binding protein: MSKLRAEDIKKNIKKTQILHGISLEVSSGEIVGLLGPNGAGKTTTFYTVCGLVAPTSGKVFFDDEDITKLPLHKRALKGIGYLPQESSIFKDLSVEDNLMLAAQIVTKDKEEQRKRVEDLLEVFNIEPIRQRKGVSLSGGERRRTEIARALVSKPKFLLLDEPFAGVDPIAVKDIQEIIDTLTKFGIGILITDHNVRETLQICHRAYVMKNGTLLASGNSEDIKSDGSVREHYLGESFSF; encoded by the coding sequence ATGAGTAAATTAAGAGCAGAAGATATTAAAAAAAATATAAAAAAGACACAAATATTACATGGTATCTCTTTAGAAGTTAGTTCTGGTGAAATTGTTGGATTATTAGGACCTAATGGAGCTGGAAAAACAACAACATTTTATACAGTATGTGGACTTGTTGCTCCAACAAGTGGAAAAGTTTTTTTTGATGACGAAGATATTACAAAACTTCCTTTACATAAAAGAGCTTTAAAAGGTATTGGTTATTTACCTCAAGAATCATCAATCTTTAAAGATTTAAGTGTTGAAGATAATCTTATGTTAGCTGCTCAAATTGTGACTAAAGATAAGGAAGAGCAACGAAAAAGGGTAGAAGATTTACTTGAAGTATTTAATATTGAACCAATTAGACAAAGAAAAGGTGTTTCTTTATCAGGTGGAGAAAGAAGAAGGACGGAAATAGCAAGAGCTCTTGTCTCAAAACCAAAATTTTTACTTTTAGACGAGCCTTTTGCAGGGGTAGATCCGATTGCTGTAAAGGATATCCAAGAAATTATTGATACTTTAACTAAATTTGGAATAGGTATTTTAATTACAGACCATAATGTAAGGGAAACTTTACAAATCTGCCATAGAGCTTATGTTATGAAAAATGGAACTTTATTAGCATCAGGAAATAGCGAAGATATTAAAAGTGATGGAAGTGTGAGAGAACACTATTTAGGAGAAAGTTTTAGTTTTTAA
- a CDS encoding S4 domain-containing protein, whose translation MRIDKYLNAVNITKRRAVAEDMLEHKVVFINGQVVKKAKEVKVGDIIEIKYLEKTDKFQVLQIPTTKSTPKSKMEEYIKKC comes from the coding sequence ATGAGAATAGATAAATATTTAAATGCAGTTAATATAACAAAAAGAAGAGCAGTTGCTGAAGATATGCTTGAGCACAAAGTTGTCTTTATAAATGGACAGGTTGTTAAGAAAGCAAAAGAGGTAAAAGTTGGAGATATAATTGAAATAAAATATTTAGAAAAAACTGATAAATTTCAAGTTTTACAAATACCAACTACTAAGTCCACTCCAAAATCAAAAATGGAAGAGTACATAAAAAAATGTTAA
- the polA gene encoding DNA polymerase I: MKKTITVIDTFGFLFRSYYALPPLKSKNGFPTGLLTGFMNFISNIGKDFQTDYLVFALDSKGDTFRKEIYTEYKSHRPDVPEDLLKQLPIAIEWIEKMGFQIAMEDGYEADDVIASIAKDAKEKNLEVRVVSHDKDLYQLIGDDVYLFDPIKKTVVNEEKCFDKYGVTPAQFTDYQSLLGDSADNVPGVKGVGAKTAEALIKEYGTLDNIYENLENIEKTRWKNLLTEGKELAYISKKLVTLYTECHSIDDIDKYILPTENPILKIADTLMEYDLNRIISKVEKDGLSYKTTIPKGYEEKPVEVKQELKKEYILLNDEKKLLEVVSSIPDIAIVAFDTETTDLDVKNASLVGFSFCFEEGKAYYIPMGHNYLGVPSQVSKKVAKEAIEILNKKKLVLQNFKYDYSIIKNELNFELKLYADTMILAWLLDTSSKVGLDALALKYFEHEMISFKSIVKKGENFSNVEINEACKYAAEDALFTRAIYFKLLDELKENKSEHLIQIAHDIEFDFIYVLANMEENGIKIDIKKLEELKSKSILNIQELKTKIYETAGVEFNINSPKQLGEVLFETLKLPPSKKTKSGYSTNEVVLQKLYNEHEVIPLLLKYREAFKLQSTYIEPLLELALKDEKNRIYTSFLQTGTATGRLSSKSPNLQNIPVRSEAGALIRSIFIPKEGYKLVGIDYSQIELRLLAHFSKDKALVEAFKNDLDIHHQTAVKIFGEEEAKEKRSIAKSINFGLLYGMGSRKLADTLGISTKEAKTYIESYFKAFVSVKDYFKSVEEGALDNGYVETLLKRRRLFDFDSANAMMRAAYLRESVNTLFQGSAADLIKLSMLEIYKKFKDNNNIKMLLQIHDELIFEIKESEVEKITNELVYIMENIYELNIPLRVTSSIGSSWQELK, encoded by the coding sequence ATGAAAAAAACAATTACAGTAATTGATACATTTGGATTTTTATTTAGAAGTTACTATGCACTTCCACCTTTAAAATCAAAAAACGGTTTTCCAACAGGACTATTAACAGGATTTATGAACTTTATTTCAAATATAGGAAAAGACTTTCAAACAGATTATTTAGTTTTTGCCCTTGACTCAAAGGGTGATACTTTTAGAAAAGAGATATATACTGAGTATAAATCTCATAGACCAGATGTTCCCGAAGACTTATTAAAACAGTTACCTATAGCAATTGAATGGATTGAAAAGATGGGCTTTCAAATAGCTATGGAAGATGGTTATGAAGCAGATGATGTAATAGCCTCAATTGCAAAAGATGCAAAAGAAAAGAATCTTGAAGTTAGAGTTGTAAGTCATGACAAGGATTTATATCAATTAATTGGTGATGATGTTTATCTTTTTGACCCTATTAAAAAAACAGTTGTTAATGAAGAAAAGTGTTTTGATAAATATGGCGTAACACCAGCACAATTTACTGATTATCAGTCTTTACTAGGAGATAGTGCTGATAATGTCCCTGGTGTAAAAGGAGTTGGAGCTAAAACAGCAGAAGCCCTGATAAAAGAGTATGGAACTTTAGACAATATTTATGAAAATCTTGAAAATATAGAAAAAACAAGATGGAAAAACCTTTTAACTGAAGGTAAAGAATTAGCATATATTTCAAAAAAATTAGTAACTCTTTACACCGAGTGTCATAGTATTGATGATATTGATAAATATATTTTACCTACTGAAAACCCTATTTTAAAAATAGCAGATACTTTAATGGAATATGATTTAAATAGAATTATATCAAAAGTTGAAAAAGATGGATTAAGTTATAAAACAACTATACCAAAAGGGTATGAAGAAAAACCTGTAGAAGTAAAACAAGAACTAAAAAAAGAATATATTTTATTAAATGATGAGAAAAAACTTTTAGAAGTAGTTTCTTCTATTCCTGATATTGCTATTGTTGCTTTTGATACAGAAACAACTGATTTAGATGTAAAAAATGCTTCTTTAGTTGGGTTTTCATTTTGTTTTGAAGAGGGTAAAGCTTATTATATACCTATGGGTCATAACTATTTAGGTGTTCCCTCTCAAGTCTCAAAAAAAGTAGCAAAAGAAGCCATTGAAATTTTGAATAAGAAAAAATTAGTATTACAAAATTTCAAATATGATTATTCAATAATAAAAAATGAATTAAACTTTGAATTAAAGTTATATGCAGATACAATGATTCTTGCCTGGCTTTTAGATACTAGTTCTAAAGTAGGTCTTGATGCTTTAGCTTTAAAATATTTTGAACATGAAATGATAAGTTTTAAGAGTATTGTCAAAAAAGGTGAAAACTTTTCTAATGTAGAAATAAATGAAGCTTGTAAATATGCAGCAGAAGATGCACTTTTTACTAGAGCTATATACTTTAAACTACTTGATGAGCTTAAAGAAAACAAAAGTGAACATTTAATTCAAATAGCTCATGATATAGAGTTTGATTTTATTTATGTTCTTGCAAATATGGAAGAAAATGGAATTAAAATTGATATAAAAAAATTAGAAGAGTTAAAAAGTAAAAGTATTTTAAATATACAAGAGTTAAAAACAAAAATTTATGAAACTGCAGGTGTTGAGTTTAATATAAATTCTCCTAAACAATTAGGAGAGGTTCTTTTTGAAACTTTAAAATTGCCACCTTCTAAAAAAACAAAAAGTGGTTATAGTACAAATGAAGTTGTTTTACAAAAATTATATAATGAACATGAAGTAATACCTTTATTATTGAAGTATAGAGAAGCTTTTAAATTACAATCAACATATATAGAACCTTTATTAGAATTAGCATTAAAAGATGAAAAAAATAGAATATATACATCATTCCTGCAAACAGGAACAGCAACAGGAAGATTAAGTTCAAAAAGTCCAAATTTACAAAATATTCCAGTTAGAAGTGAAGCCGGAGCTTTAATTAGAAGTATCTTTATACCAAAAGAAGGATACAAATTAGTTGGAATTGATTATTCTCAAATAGAGCTAAGACTTCTTGCTCACTTTAGCAAAGATAAAGCTTTAGTTGAAGCTTTTAAAAATGATTTAGATATTCATCACCAAACCGCTGTTAAAATATTTGGTGAAGAAGAAGCTAAAGAAAAAAGATCTATTGCAAAATCAATTAACTTTGGATTACTTTATGGAATGGGAAGTAGAAAACTTGCAGATACTTTAGGGATATCTACAAAAGAAGCAAAAACATATATTGAGTCATATTTTAAAGCTTTTGTTAGTGTAAAAGATTATTTTAAATCAGTAGAAGAGGGTGCTTTAGACAATGGATATGTTGAAACATTATTAAAAAGAAGAAGGCTTTTTGATTTTGACTCAGCAAATGCAATGATGAGAGCAGCATATTTAAGAGAGTCTGTAAATACTTTATTTCAAGGAAGTGCAGCAGATTTAATAAAATTATCAATGTTAGAAATTTATAAAAAATTTAAGGATAATAATAATATTAAAATGCTTTTACAAATTCATGATGAATTAATTTTTGAAATAAAAGAGTCAGAAGTAGAAAAAATAACTAATGAGTTAGTATATATTATGGAAAATATATATGAGTTAAATATTCCTCTAAGAGTGACTAGTTCAATAGGTTCAAGCTGGCAGGAATTAAAATAA
- a CDS encoding response regulator, which yields MLKTLKNIRKLYNAKLLVVSSDEEVKNTIETKFDDYFKELKLVNDLNQATHLVQEHSFDMIIIDTDINTKDFDATCNRITQVAPTLPKIIISSNATNENIVVAINNSAYTFLTKPLRAEDIRLSIIMCLNQTKRGDKVEFQNGIYFDEYRDQFFKAGGVLIDFTRLEKGFMKLLISKRGELVDYDTIKNVVWKGKNMSIYTMRNIVNKIRQKTYYEIIRNHSNKGYTLDEN from the coding sequence ATGCTTAAAACTTTAAAAAATATTAGAAAATTATATAACGCAAAATTACTAGTTGTAAGTAGTGATGAAGAAGTAAAGAATACAATAGAAACAAAATTTGATGATTATTTCAAAGAATTAAAATTGGTGAATGATCTAAATCAAGCTACTCACTTAGTTCAAGAACATAGTTTTGATATGATTATTATTGATACAGATATAAATACAAAAGATTTTGATGCTACCTGTAATAGAATAACACAAGTTGCACCAACTCTCCCTAAAATAATTATTTCTTCAAATGCAACTAATGAAAATATTGTTGTTGCTATTAATAATAGTGCTTATACTTTTTTAACAAAACCTTTAAGAGCTGAAGATATCAGATTATCTATTATTATGTGTTTAAATCAGACTAAAAGAGGAGATAAAGTAGAGTTTCAAAATGGAATTTATTTTGATGAATATAGAGACCAATTTTTTAAAGCAGGTGGTGTTTTAATTGATTTTACTCGATTAGAAAAAGGTTTTATGAAACTTCTTATTTCTAAAAGAGGAGAATTGGTTGATTATGATACTATAAAGAATGTAGTATGGAAAGGTAAGAATATGTCTATTTATACAATGAGAAATATTGTTAATAAAATTAGACAAAAAACTTATTATGAAATAATAAGAAATCATTCTAATAAGGGTTATACCCTAGACGAAAATTAA
- a CDS encoding GGDEF domain-containing response regulator, whose amino-acid sequence MNKEILKNINVLYVEDEKDVREFTSKTISTIVNKIITAENGKEGLDKFKENKDINLILTDINMPKMGGLEMCSEIRKIDAEVPIVITSAHSDPDFLKKAIDVKVSAYAMKPIDLYHLIESMIKAVEPIFLRKELEMINLTLENRVEEAIKQTKSILDAQDNMVILTDLKQTIDANKKFFEYFQVNNLEEFFNKYDSVVSSFKCENGLFSKSCIEDESKNWIETISELSEIDRTVKIENKDGEDRIFTVNIDDYEQKGEHYVISFTDITELKEKSNLLEYQANHDQLTGLFNRQKFNEVFAKEIKRERRYENCLSLIIFDIDNFKKFNDTYGHNMGDEVLKTISKIVLKSIREHDTVARWGGEEFVVLLPQTDITGAKNVAEKIRRAIAEYEDEVIPERITSSFGVSQLQKEENEQNLLKNADIALYEAKAQGKNIVIPFY is encoded by the coding sequence ATGAATAAAGAAATCTTAAAAAATATTAATGTTTTATATGTGGAAGATGAAAAAGATGTGAGAGAATTCACAAGTAAAACAATAAGCACCATTGTAAATAAAATTATTACGGCAGAAAATGGTAAAGAAGGCCTTGATAAATTTAAGGAAAATAAAGATATTAATTTAATATTAACGGACATAAATATGCCTAAAATGGGTGGATTAGAAATGTGTTCAGAAATAAGAAAAATAGATGCTGAAGTTCCTATTGTAATTACCAGTGCTCATAGTGATCCAGATTTTTTAAAAAAAGCCATTGATGTAAAAGTAAGTGCTTATGCCATGAAACCTATTGATTTATATCATTTAATAGAGAGTATGATTAAAGCTGTTGAACCAATTTTTCTAAGAAAAGAATTAGAAATGATTAATCTAACTTTAGAAAATAGAGTGGAAGAAGCAATTAAACAAACAAAATCAATATTAGATGCACAAGATAATATGGTAATTTTAACAGACTTAAAACAAACTATTGATGCAAATAAAAAATTCTTTGAATATTTTCAAGTTAATAACTTAGAAGAATTTTTTAATAAATATGACTCTGTTGTTTCATCTTTTAAGTGTGAAAATGGTTTATTTAGTAAATCATGTATTGAAGATGAGTCTAAAAATTGGATTGAAACAATTTCAGAATTAAGTGAAATAGATAGAACTGTAAAAATAGAAAATAAAGATGGTGAAGATAGAATTTTTACTGTAAATATTGATGACTATGAACAAAAAGGTGAGCATTATGTAATTTCATTTACAGATATTACAGAATTAAAAGAAAAATCAAATTTATTAGAATATCAAGCAAACCATGACCAGTTAACAGGTCTTTTTAATAGACAAAAATTTAATGAAGTTTTTGCAAAAGAAATAAAAAGAGAAAGAAGATATGAAAATTGTTTATCTTTGATTATTTTTGATATTGATAATTTTAAAAAATTCAATGATACTTATGGACACAATATGGGAGATGAGGTTTTAAAAACTATTTCTAAAATAGTATTAAAAAGTATTAGAGAACATGACACTGTTGCAAGATGGGGTGGAGAAGAGTTTGTCGTATTATTACCTCAAACAGATATTACCGGAGCAAAGAATGTTGCTGAAAAAATAAGAAGAGCAATTGCAGAATATGAAGATGAAGTAATTCCAGAAAGAATCACTTCAAGCTTTGGTGTAAGTCAATTACAAAAAGAAGAAAATGAACAAAATCTTCTAAAAAATGCTGATATTGCACTGTATGAAGCAAAAGCTCAAGGTAAAAATATTGTTATACCATTTTATTAA
- a CDS encoding PAS domain-containing sensor histidine kinase, which produces MINEDIEKIKKNNEELLEIINNSWDGIGIIDSNSKLIYVNNAFMPILGFQKNELIKHQLISFMENKYIDSFLELLKPIEKDKKYKAEIDIACIRKDQQKVYLKITISSMINKNLFVINTKDITSSISDEQIIDDYVVSMHTDLHGHILKVSKAFLDLFDFTKEDIIAKHFSKIIHKDINPIVIENINKSLQTYQESDGKIKVKNKRNKAIWLNFKAKAIFNKYGDITAYTYLFFDITNEVTLNDEKDILNKQVEVSKEEILQKNRLLQEQSKLSIMSETLRRLSHEWRQPLNFISIQAQKLELTYAMGETPSNEDIIDSLNKIKNEATNLSNTIENFQNFLRPKKDKDKLVLKELFSELLNKFKKSNKNIELNISQDNQLTFFSYKQDFELLFNNILKNSVENIEKNSILNSKIDIMSHFENGRLYINFIDNAGGIEDSIINKVFEPYFSTKEEKNGVGLGLYITKMIVNLHLNGIITAISSNNTTTIKISIPIEEEDFIK; this is translated from the coding sequence TTGATAAATGAAGATATAGAAAAAATCAAAAAAAACAATGAAGAACTTCTAGAAATTATTAATAACTCATGGGATGGGATTGGAATAATTGACTCCAATTCAAAATTGATTTATGTAAATAATGCTTTCATGCCTATTTTAGGTTTTCAAAAAAATGAATTAATAAAACACCAATTAATAAGTTTTATGGAAAATAAATATATTGACTCTTTTTTAGAGCTTTTAAAACCTATAGAAAAAGATAAAAAGTATAAAGCAGAAATAGATATAGCTTGTATTAGAAAAGATCAACAAAAAGTATATTTAAAAATAACTATTTCTTCAATGATTAATAAAAACCTTTTTGTAATAAATACTAAAGATATTACTTCTTCTATTTCAGATGAACAAATAATTGATGATTATGTTGTTTCGATGCATACAGATTTACATGGACATATTTTAAAAGTTAGTAAAGCTTTTTTAGATTTATTTGACTTTACAAAAGAAGATATTATTGCTAAACATTTTTCTAAAATTATTCATAAAGATATAAATCCTATTGTAATTGAAAATATAAATAAATCTTTACAAACATATCAAGAATCAGATGGAAAAATAAAAGTAAAAAATAAAAGAAACAAAGCTATTTGGCTAAATTTCAAAGCAAAAGCAATTTTTAATAAATATGGAGATATTACTGCTTATACTTACTTGTTTTTTGATATTACAAATGAAGTTACATTAAACGATGAAAAAGATATTTTAAATAAACAAGTTGAAGTTTCAAAAGAAGAAATTCTACAAAAAAATAGACTTTTACAAGAACAATCAAAATTATCCATAATGAGTGAAACATTAAGAAGATTATCTCACGAGTGGAGACAACCTTTAAATTTTATTTCAATACAAGCACAAAAATTAGAATTAACATATGCAATGGGAGAAACTCCTTCCAATGAAGATATTATTGATAGTTTAAATAAAATAAAAAATGAAGCTACAAACCTGTCAAATACTATAGAAAACTTTCAAAATTTTTTAAGACCTAAAAAAGATAAAGATAAATTAGTTTTGAAAGAATTATTTTCAGAACTTTTAAATAAATTTAAAAAGTCAAATAAAAATATTGAGTTAAATATTTCTCAAGATAATCAATTAACTTTTTTTTCATATAAGCAAGATTTTGAGTTATTGTTTAATAATATTTTAAAAAACTCCGTAGAAAATATAGAAAAGAACTCTATTTTAAATTCTAAAATAGATATAATGTCACATTTTGAGAATGGAAGGTTATATATAAATTTTATAGATAATGCGGGTGGAATTGAAGATAGTATTATCAATAAAGTTTTTGAGCCATATTTTTCAACAAAAGAAGAAAAGAATGGTGTAGGATTAGGACTATATATTACTAAGATGATTGTTAACCTACATTTAAATGGTATTATTACTGCTATAAGTTCTAATAATACTACAACAATAAAAATATCAATACCAATAGAAGAAGAGGATTTTATTAAATGA
- the tsaE gene encoding tRNA (adenosine(37)-N6)-threonylcarbamoyltransferase complex ATPase subunit type 1 TsaE, whose amino-acid sequence MLILALNEIEKIIYEVFSLTKTKNNNCIVILKGDLASGKTTFVKHFVKYLNLEDIVTSPTFSIQSIYSEKVFHYDIYNKSLEEFISLGLLEEFEKEGIHFVEWGDEKLEKLLKSYGFDVFVLEIKKDKDKRQYIINE is encoded by the coding sequence ATGTTAATTTTAGCATTAAATGAAATTGAAAAGATTATTTATGAAGTTTTTTCTCTTACAAAAACAAAAAATAATAATTGCATAGTTATTTTAAAAGGTGATTTAGCAAGTGGAAAAACTACTTTTGTAAAACATTTTGTAAAATATTTAAATTTAGAGGATATTGTGACTTCTCCTACTTTTTCCATACAATCGATTTATTCTGAAAAAGTATTTCATTATGATATTTATAATAAAAGTTTAGAAGAATTTATTTCTTTAGGCTTATTAGAAGAGTTTGAAAAAGAAGGTATTCATTTTGTAGAGTGGGGTGATGAAAAGCTTGAAAAACTTTTAAAGTCTTATGGTTTTGATGTTTTTGTATTAGAAATAAAAAAAGATAAAGATAAAAGGCAATATATAATAAATGAGTAA
- the trpD gene encoding anthranilate phosphoribosyltransferase — translation MFNMAKLKFDDIFENKLSEKEVRDYLIELYERGETAAEIAGAASAMREHLIPLPLHYDLKEKAIDVVGTGGDKSYSFNISSTVSLLLAACDSYVAKHGNRSITSKSGSADMLESLGIKLDLTLENTSKMLEETGFCFMFAQNHHPAMKYIMPIRKSIEHRTIFNILGPLSNPATVSKQLIGVFDKSYINKIATALDLLETKRAIVVSSKDGMDEISISDITYATKLDNGKIEDFEIDPQAYGFKLASKDEIIGADSKHNAQITKDILENNLDGAKLDIVLLNAATALEVDGKARDIKEGIEIAREAILSGKAKDKLKQIIEVSSKLK, via the coding sequence ATGTTTAATATGGCAAAATTAAAGTTTGATGATATTTTTGAAAATAAGTTATCTGAAAAAGAAGTCAGAGATTATTTAATTGAACTTTATGAAAGAGGTGAAACAGCAGCAGAAATTGCAGGTGCTGCAAGTGCAATGAGAGAACATTTAATACCTTTACCTCTTCATTATGATTTAAAAGAAAAAGCAATTGATGTAGTTGGAACAGGAGGAGATAAAAGTTATAGTTTTAATATATCAAGTACAGTTTCTCTTCTGTTAGCTGCTTGTGATTCATATGTTGCTAAACATGGGAATAGAAGCATAACAAGTAAAAGTGGAAGTGCTGACATGCTAGAGTCACTTGGGATAAAATTAGATTTAACTTTAGAAAACACTTCAAAAATGCTTGAAGAAACAGGTTTTTGTTTTATGTTTGCTCAAAATCATCATCCTGCAATGAAGTATATTATGCCTATTAGAAAATCAATAGAACACAGAACTATTTTTAATATTTTGGGACCTTTATCAAATCCAGCAACGGTTTCTAAGCAACTAATTGGAGTTTTTGACAAAAGTTATATTAATAAAATAGCTACAGCTTTAGATTTGTTAGAAACTAAACGAGCAATTGTTGTTTCTTCAAAAGATGGAATGGATGAAATTTCAATTTCTGATATTACTTATGCAACTAAATTAGATAATGGGAAAATAGAAGATTTTGAAATTGATCCTCAAGCCTATGGATTTAAACTTGCATCAAAAGATGAAATAATAGGAGCAGACAGTAAGCATAATGCTCAAATAACAAAAGATATTTTAGAAAATAATTTAGATGGTGCTAAACTTGATATTGTTCTTTTAAATGCAGCAACAGCTTTAGAAGTTGATGGAAAGGCACGAGATATAAAAGAAGGAATTGAAATAGCACGTGAAGCTATTTTAAGTGGAAAAGCAAAAGATAAATTAAAACAAATTATTGAAGTTTCTTCTAAACTAAAGTAG
- the kdsB gene encoding 3-deoxy-manno-octulosonate cytidylyltransferase → MIIIPARLNSSRFENKILVDILGLPMVIKTAKQVSKLDKVVIATDSEEVANLSKEYGFDSVLTSTEHQSGTDRINEAVNKLNLDENEIIINVQADEPFIEENVIKAVIQRVEKIKENNEDIMITSCYKKISSELADDPNHVKVVLDNHENAIYFSRAKVPYHRDHYESAQYYGHLGIYGFTKKTLNAFCKLKTSKLENVEKLEQLRAIDNGYTITMVEVESKSFGIDTKEDLENALKMFNK, encoded by the coding sequence ATGATTATTATACCAGCAAGACTGAATTCAAGTAGATTTGAAAATAAAATATTAGTAGATATCTTAGGATTACCAATGGTAATAAAAACAGCAAAACAAGTAAGTAAACTTGATAAAGTTGTTATTGCAACTGATTCTGAAGAAGTTGCAAATTTATCAAAAGAATATGGTTTTGATTCAGTATTAACCTCTACAGAGCATCAAAGTGGAACTGATAGAATAAATGAAGCAGTAAATAAACTAAATTTAGATGAAAATGAGATAATAATTAATGTACAAGCAGATGAGCCATTTATAGAAGAAAATGTGATAAAAGCTGTAATACAAAGAGTTGAGAAGATAAAAGAAAACAATGAAGATATAATGATTACAAGTTGTTATAAAAAAATTTCTTCAGAATTAGCTGATGATCCAAATCATGTAAAAGTAGTTTTAGATAACCATGAAAATGCAATTTATTTTTCTAGAGCAAAAGTACCATATCACAGAGATCACTATGAAAGTGCTCAATATTATGGACACCTTGGAATTTATGGATTTACAAAAAAAACTCTAAATGCTTTTTGTAAATTAAAAACATCAAAATTAGAAAATGTTGAAAAATTAGAACAGTTAAGAGCTATTGATAATGGATATACTATTACAATGGTAGAAGTAGAATCAAAATCCTTTGGAATAGATACAAAAGAAGATTTAGAAAATGCCCTTAAAATGTTTAATAAGTAA